TACCGTATAGGCTATTCTACTCTCAGGAGAATGGACTCATAGTTGTTAGGCAACACATACCAATTCCAATACCCATATATAGGGAATTCATAGATAAGGTCATATCATGGGCTGAGGAGAATGGTGTAAGTAAGGCAGTTTGCCTATCCACAATGCCATCATTAGGATCAAGTGAAAGTGAGAACGTATACTTCGTTACTGATGAATTAACAGTAAGTAGCCTAAGCAATGCAGGCTTTATTCCACTTAAGGAAACTGTTGTAGTTGGTGTTGAGGCAGAATTCCTTGATGCAGTGTTATCTAGGGGTACTATGAGCGGTATATTACTTTTAGCTGAATCACGACTATTAACATCAATAAATAACTTAGTTAAGAGCGGTAAATTAGCGTCATACAGGGATGTCACATACATTCTTAATCAAACAATAGGCAAGTTTGGGCCTGATGTAACAGCCGCAGTGAAGTTAATTAGAGCTATTTCAAAGCTGATAAATACTGAGATTAAAACTGATAAACTTGAGGAGCATGCATCCAAGTACTCCTTCCTAGTGGAGAAGAGTATTGAGGAGTGGGCTAGGAGCCTAACCACCGAAGAAGGTAAGACAACCCCACCATTAGTTTTATGAATTAGGAATAGAATGGTATCATTAATCATGAATACCAGGATAAACACTTCATGAATGCTCTAGTGGTGAACTCTTTTGAGGATATCGCTGAGAATCACTATTGATCACGTTATGAAAGTATTAACAAACTAATGCCTTGGGTGAAATAGTGGAATAAGATTATATTGAGTCGAAGTTCACTCTCTCAAATGTAACTCTCTTAACAATATCTAGTGTTCCCAGGTATGTTAAATCCGTTAAATAAATCTCGATCTTATCCGGTATTCTCCATGGTTCAACGTACCTAAGTATAGTTCTGGGAGCATCAAACACTGTTGTTAGGGTTGATGCTACATCAACACCAATGGTTAAGTGATTAGCCGTTGGCAGTACAATAATGTTTAATTCTCCGCCCTCAATCTCTTTGCCGTACAGTCTCTTACCGAGTTCACCTTTATCAACCCTAATTTTCAGTATTGCTGGTCTCTTCGTTACGAAACCATGCTCATCTTGAATAACCACAGCTGGGTGAGTATGACCCATCACCATAACTTCAGCCTTCTCGAAGTCCTCAAGATTAGGCTTTGAGTTACCATGCATGAGTAGTGCCTTCTTACCATTAACATTAGCCATAAAGCCCCTTGAATCGTAGAATTTAACATTACTTAACCCAATCCTACTAACCACCTGCTCTAACCCACCATCATGATTACCAGCCACTAACACAACCTCCTCGAAACTTTTCGATAAGTTCTCTATAAATGACTTAACCTCATTAATTGACTCAATGGGGTAAGGTAACTCATGCTTAACGTCCCCAAGAATCATAATCCTACTAGACCCCTCCTCCTCAGCCCAGGAAACAATATTACTCACTATCCTACTTGTCTGAGTAGGTACCCTAACCCCCTTCTCCTGGAGTTCAAACTCCATACCCACATGCGTATCCGCCAATATTAACCATTTATCACCATTAACAATCGCGCTAATACCTCTCTTATCCACAAGTCTAACTTGAATGTAGTGGTTTAATTTATCTTTCCCGCTTAACCACGGTTGCAGCTCATTATTTAATACTCAATTCTCACTCAATCCACTTATTATTATGTATCTTATCTAAGAGGTACTCATGCAGGAACTTTAATCCATGCGTTGATAAAGCCTCAATCTCAACCTTCTTCTTAGTCCTCAGGAATAAGTCTATTTCCCTCCTCCATTCATGACTCTGGAACCATGGGTATTTCCTAAGCTCCTGGGCTCTCTTAACATCCCTATCCGTAGCCTTTATGACGTAGTTATCACTAATCTTATACTTACTTATATCACTGGCGGTTACCCCAATGAACTTAGCATCAGGTGTTGCTAACCTTTCATTCTCATAACTCAACTTTATTGAACCACTCCTGTAGACGCTGTAAATGTACCACCCGTATGGATCTCCATCAGTGAAGACGTACACTGGTAGGCCATAATCCTCACTAAGCCTTCTAACGAATCTCCTAGTTGCCCTATCCGGCATACCCTTAGCAGTCACTAGTATACATTTCTCACTGCTCCAGTAACCCTCCCTATTAAGCCTTTGAAATATTGCATCCTTCTCAACCACTAGAACGTACTTAGCATCCATCCTGACTATTTCTAATTCATCCGGATTTGGGGGTAGGCTTAGGGCTGTATCACCCATTTTTGTTGCATCTATCTCAAAACCCTTTGACCTAACCACAATAGGTCCAACGATCTTACCCTTAACATCAGCTGATACACCCATCTCCTCCCTAAGCACACCTGTGGCTACTTCAATATCCTCTATTACGGAATTGGACTCCGACTGTTCATCCCACGTGTTCTCCCTGAATGACTTACCTAACTTAGGTTCACTAAGTTCCATTGTGTGCTTACCATTATAGTACAGGTCCCTTATTGTTGGGTAAACATTCTCCTTAATTGACTGAATAATTAACTTAAGCATCAGCGTCGTCTGCATGAAACGCTTAGCCTCATTCAAGTCCAGGAATCTTCTCTCAATAGCCTTAGGACCCAGTATAAGTATTTTCTTCCTTTCATCCCATATTATATTAGTTAGAGTCCTGGCTGGTATACGCATCACCGGCTCATCACCCTTAATAATGTAATCAACTATTGACCTACCCCAATCCTCAAGAACCTTAAGCGCCTCCCCCCTATCCTTAACCATATCAACTCCCCATATACACAGCCGTTATTAAACCCACCGCTAAGCATTAATCAGCATAACACTTAAAATTAAGAAGTGGAAGGCAAGCATAATGGCATTATACACGCCGTGGAGGATGGACTACATAACTGGAGCTATTGATAATAAGGAGTCCGGATGCTTCATGTGCAGGGCTGTTAAAAGTAATGATGAGTTAGTTGTCTATAGGGGTGACTACTGTATAGTAATAATGAATAAATACCCATACAACAGAGGCCACTTGCTAATAGCCCCTAAGAGGCATGTGCCAGGTATAGTGGATTTAACCGATGAGGAGTTAATGGAATGCGCAATGTTGATTAAGGCATCCACCTGCGCGTTAACTGAATTACTCAAACCAGTAGACTTCAACATTGGTGTTAACGTGGGTAGAATAGCTGGGGCTGGTTACGAGGAGCATGTTCACTTCCACATAGTTCCTAGATGGAATGGAGACGTGAACAGTGTCCCCATTAAGTATACTCTTGATGCAGTTATTAATGATATTAAAGGATTAATACCCGAGTTAAGTAAACTAATCAGAAGGTGCATGAGTAATGATGGTAACAGCCCAGAGGTTCATACCAATAAGAGTTAACGTTGGCCCAGTCTCAATGGGCACTGGGATTAACCTAGATGAATTCCTAAGGCGTGTAAACACTGCAATTAATGAAATTGGTAAGGAATTAACAACTAAGGGTGATGTTAAGTCAATGGGCTTCACCATGACTCAAATCACGATAAGCAACATTGATGGTCTCCTAATAGTAGGTTGGGCATACTTAACCAGTGACACTTAATCTTAAGGAATCCATTAAAGTGAGGAAGTAAGGAGCCATAGTAATGTAACTTGAGAAGTATTAATAATGCTAATGAGAATAAGGGATTTAAAACCTCCAGGGACTAAATACTGTGGCACTTTTAATTAACCTAAGAAGTGATTGGTGGATAAGCCTCTATGAGTTTCTAGAATTCTCCGTTCTGAACTTGGTGATTCACTGCTCATGATTATTGGATCACAGGATGGGGAACCCATAATTAATGACACTAATACCTTAGTAATCGTTCGTAGTATTAATGATAATGTTAAGTTAAGCGTCGCTAAGGCGGCACTAGGTATAAATGATAAGTTCAAGAGCGTAATAAGCTACATGATAGTGGAGGAGGGGATAATGACGTCATACCTAAGTTTAGGGAAGTCAGATAAGCTAATTAAGGAAGTATTTCTCGGCGAGAAGAGCCTTGGAGAAGCTTATGGAGAGGATGCATATGAGTATACCTAGAAGGGATAATAAGTTAGCTAATGTACTTAAACATATGGGTTACACTGAAGAAGCAGCATTAATACTTTACTTATATGAAATGAGGAAGAAGGCCGATTATACTGATTATGAAACAACAATTGAGGAGGCACGTAGAGCCTTGGGGATAGCTACAAGAGTAAGGAACTTAGTTATTCAAATTATGGCGCAATAATTTTATTATGCAATTCTAGATCTTTAGAGTATTACTCTATTAATGTTGTCATTGAGTGGAATCATAGTTATTAATGTGTTTCAAAGGATTTGGTTATATTAACCTTATCTACTAAGGTATAGGGTACGGTTGATGGTACATGCATATCCCACCAGAAGACTTGGGTAGGCTTACTTGTGGAATCCATGTAATTGTTGAGTAACGTATTGAACCTGTCACTAACCCTAACACCCTTAAGGACGAATTTGGGTTCCCCATTCTTAATCAGTAAAACAACATCGCGGCATACTGTTGAGAATATGCCTTCCCTAATGTTCTGGAACCTGGTGTACCAATTGTTCTGTATGAAAACCCCATCACCTAGTTCATTAAACATTGATTGAGGATCATCCTTAAGTGAACCTGGCTCCATATATAGGTGCCTTATCGATGGCATTAACCAACCGTGAGCCGCATTACCTGTTGACTTAACCCCAAGCTTACTTGCAGTCCTGTTATTAGTTATGAATGATGATAATACCCCACCCTTAACCAGTGTTACATTACCTGTTTGATTACCCTCAAAATCCACTGGTTCTGAACCAACCTTTGATGGGTCTGCTGATAAGTCAATTAATGTTAATGATTCTGAGGCCACCCTATTACCCACATCCTTCGCACTTAGTGGAGACAGGTTACGTAAGACATTGTATGAGTTCATCCAGCTATTGGTTATTACACCGTATAGGTGTCCTGCAACAAGTGGACTCATAATAACCCTGAACCTACCCTCAATACTTGTCTTAGGTAGTTTACTAGCTAGTGATAACATGTAGCCAACCCTTGAACCAAGGCCCTTAGCATCAATATCACTAAGTCTCCTTCCAGTTAAAGCATCCATCGATGATAATTCTGGGTCATTGTGGAAGGCCCTCATGGCTAAATTAAAGTACGTCCCCTTCCAGCTTAGTTTCAACCCAGTGTGGTCACTGTACGTTGATTCACCTACACCGTATGTGAAGGTTCCCGCATTTCTTACTGAACCCTCAGAGAGGCTTGCGTCAATGGATTCCTTAACCATGTCAATAACCTTTTCCTCAGCGTTCTCAACACTTGGATCATAGGAATCCCAAGTTGACACCGAACCATGGTGCGTAATCGGGACGTATTCAGGATCTTCGTTTAACCTATCTATTATTGATAATGCGTCATTAAGCTTAGTCCTAATTGTATTTTCACTTAAGTTAGAGGTGGAGAACGTGTACACTCTCTTGTCCTTAGTTAAATAGACTGAAGCCCATTCATCTATCCAATAATTGAAGACTGAAGCCTCGTTATTGGCGATTCTCAGCATTCTCCACTTACTCACCCTAACCACGGCAACAGCTTCATTAAACCCAAGTTTTAAGGCTAATTTAACTATATCCTCGGCATCCATTATTTAGGTATTGTGAACTACTTTTAAAGCATATCGTTGCATCCAAGATGCTGGCATCATCCCCATGAAGCATAATGGTATTAAGGATTAAGAATATAGGATAGGTTAGTAATACTACGTAGGGGCTTATTTTTGCCCCTCATTTAAAAATTCATTAATTGCCCTCTCAACATCGCGTGAATCCACCTTACCTCTGTAATCCCTCATTATGATTGACATTAACTTGTTCTTATCCTTAATACCATTATTAATCAATGATTTAACTATTGACGCAACTTCACTATATTGCATCCTCCATAATCCCCCCTCATTAATAACATCCTCAATACTCTTCCCTCCCCCCTCCTCCACGTATTTCTGAATAGCATCCTGTATAGCCTCCCTAGTTACCTTACCATTAACGTATAATTCAATGAGCTTATCAACAATTTGAACTAGGTTAAATTGCTCAATGTTCTTACCCACGCCCCTAATCATGTTTACGAAGATTGAGGCTACGAGGGTTGGGTTAACTTTACCTTCATACTTTTTAATTAGCTCCTCAGCATCAATTGAATACTCTGATGATGCAAGTTGCCTAGCCAACTCCCTGCTCATGCCCATTAAGGTGT
This genomic interval from Caldivirga sp. contains the following:
- a CDS encoding DNA topoisomerase IV subunit A, with product MVKDRGEALKVLEDWGRSIVDYIIKGDEPVMRIPARTLTNIIWDERKKILILGPKAIERRFLDLNEAKRFMQTTLMLKLIIQSIKENVYPTIRDLYYNGKHTMELSEPKLGKSFRENTWDEQSESNSVIEDIEVATGVLREEMGVSADVKGKIVGPIVVRSKGFEIDATKMGDTALSLPPNPDELEIVRMDAKYVLVVEKDAIFQRLNREGYWSSEKCILVTAKGMPDRATRRFVRRLSEDYGLPVYVFTDGDPYGWYIYSVYRSGSIKLSYENERLATPDAKFIGVTASDISKYKISDNYVIKATDRDVKRAQELRKYPWFQSHEWRREIDLFLRTKKKVEIEALSTHGLKFLHEYLLDKIHNNKWIE
- a CDS encoding TldD/PmbA family protein, whose product is MDAEDIVKLALKLGFNEAVAVVRVSKWRMLRIANNEASVFNYWIDEWASVYLTKDKRVYTFSTSNLSENTIRTKLNDALSIIDRLNEDPEYVPITHHGSVSTWDSYDPSVENAEEKVIDMVKESIDASLSEGSVRNAGTFTYGVGESTYSDHTGLKLSWKGTYFNLAMRAFHNDPELSSMDALTGRRLSDIDAKGLGSRVGYMLSLASKLPKTSIEGRFRVIMSPLVAGHLYGVITNSWMNSYNVLRNLSPLSAKDVGNRVASESLTLIDLSADPSKVGSEPVDFEGNQTGNVTLVKGGVLSSFITNNRTASKLGVKSTGNAAHGWLMPSIRHLYMEPGSLKDDPQSMFNELGDGVFIQNNWYTRFQNIREGIFSTVCRDVVLLIKNGEPKFVLKGVRVSDRFNTLLNNYMDSTSKPTQVFWWDMHVPSTVPYTLVDKVNITKSFETH
- a CDS encoding HIT domain-containing protein — its product is MKKWKASIMALYTPWRMDYITGAIDNKESGCFMCRAVKSNDELVVYRGDYCIVIMNKYPYNRGHLLIAPKRHVPGIVDLTDEELMECAMLIKASTCALTELLKPVDFNIGVNVGRIAGAGYEEHVHFHIVPRWNGDVNSVPIKYTLDAVINDIKGLIPELSKLIRRCMSNDGNSPEVHTNKS
- a CDS encoding PAC2 family protein produces the protein MDSLRLEVKIRSVPKDPRNMVILACPEPSLASVVATEYLIDTLKMTEIGAIRIRGIEPAVTVIDGVAKLPYRLFYSQENGLIVVRQHIPIPIPIYREFIDKVISWAEENGVSKAVCLSTMPSLGSSESENVYFVTDELTVSSLSNAGFIPLKETVVVGVEAEFLDAVLSRGTMSGILLLAESRLLTSINNLVKSGKLASYRDVTYILNQTIGKFGPDVTAAVKLIRAISKLINTEIKTDKLEEHASKYSFLVEKSIEEWARSLTTEEGKTTPPLVL
- a CDS encoding metallophosphoesterase family protein, producing the protein MDKRGISAIVNGDKWLILADTHVGMEFELQEKGVRVPTQTSRIVSNIVSWAEEEGSSRIMILGDVKHELPYPIESINEVKSFIENLSKSFEEVVLVAGNHDGGLEQVVSRIGLSNVKFYDSRGFMANVNGKKALLMHGNSKPNLEDFEKAEVMVMGHTHPAVVIQDEHGFVTKRPAILKIRVDKGELGKRLYGKEIEGGELNIIVLPTANHLTIGVDVASTLTTVFDAPRTILRYVEPWRIPDKIEIYLTDLTYLGTLDIVKRVTFERVNFDSI